Proteins encoded in a region of the Candidatus Kryptobacter tengchongensis genome:
- a CDS encoding riboflavin synthase alpha chain produces the protein MFSGIVERTGIVRKILDLSGGGKKIFVQAPLKVRLGDSISVNGACLTVCGFKNGILEFDLSPETLQRTNLRYCSVGDHLNLERSLKFNGTVSGHLVQGHILTTIKILSIKHKGDFHEFEFEMKNEIKPYIIHKGFVALDGISLTVSEISRRSFSVQIIPLTYKITNLKFRKENDQVNFEPDMFVKTIVDRLLEIVKDKRTFRSLMSRGK, from the coding sequence ATGTTTTCTGGAATAGTAGAGCGTACAGGGATAGTTAGAAAAATATTAGATCTTTCAGGAGGAGGTAAGAAAATTTTTGTTCAAGCTCCTCTAAAGGTTAGATTAGGTGATTCTATTTCTGTTAACGGTGCATGCCTTACAGTTTGCGGTTTCAAAAATGGAATCCTGGAGTTTGACTTATCTCCTGAAACATTGCAGAGAACAAATCTTAGATATTGCTCAGTCGGTGATCATTTAAATCTTGAAAGATCCCTTAAATTTAATGGAACAGTTTCCGGACACCTTGTTCAAGGTCATATCTTGACTACAATTAAAATCCTCTCTATAAAACATAAAGGAGATTTTCATGAGTTTGAATTTGAAATGAAAAATGAGATAAAACCATATATCATTCACAAGGGATTTGTAGCTCTAGATGGTATATCTCTAACGGTATCTGAAATATCAAGAAGATCTTTTTCAGTCCAGATCATTCCTCTGACATACAAAATAACTAATCTAAAGTTTAGAAAGGAAAATGACCAGGTAAATTTTGAACCGGACATGTTTGTAAAAACAATAGTAGATAGACTTTTGGAGATAGTAAAAGATAAGAGAACCTTCAGATCTTTAATGAGTAGAGGAAAGTAG
- a CDS encoding bacterial peptide chain release factor 2 (bRF-2) produces the protein MALEKNIQVIQNEIIEIKNTFSSLKELLNKEKLLEEIQNIDKILESEKDHSKISELLKRKKMIEGEIKRIEEAEKSVEDMEGLLEMWEETPDPDILKELHELIPKARKNVWDLKFTLMLSEKHDRSNAIVEITPGAGGTESMDWAGMLLRMYMRWAQEKGFEVKIIDKLPGEQAGIKSVTILIEGEFAYGFLKGESGIHRLVRISPFDASRRRHTSFAAVTVYPEIDDNIEIKINPDDLIIETFRASGPGGQHVNKTDSAVRIRHIPTGIVVVCQNERSQYKNKQIAMKILQSRLYELEMKKKQEEKESLVEKKEIGWGNQIRSYILHPYKLVKDHRTGYETTQAEKVLDGEINEFIEEYLKSIAQGKNKN, from the coding sequence ATGGCTTTGGAGAAAAACATACAGGTAATACAAAACGAGATTATAGAGATAAAAAACACCTTTAGTAGTTTAAAAGAATTACTAAACAAGGAGAAGCTTTTGGAAGAGATACAAAATATAGACAAAATTCTTGAATCAGAGAAAGATCATAGCAAGATATCTGAACTTCTCAAAAGGAAAAAAATGATTGAGGGAGAGATAAAAAGAATTGAAGAAGCGGAAAAATCGGTTGAAGATATGGAAGGACTTCTTGAGATGTGGGAGGAGACGCCAGATCCGGATATTCTGAAGGAACTACATGAGTTAATTCCAAAGGCAAGGAAGAATGTATGGGACCTAAAGTTTACACTTATGCTTTCAGAAAAGCATGATAGATCAAATGCTATAGTTGAAATAACTCCAGGAGCTGGGGGAACAGAAAGTATGGACTGGGCAGGTATGCTCTTGAGAATGTATATGCGCTGGGCACAAGAGAAAGGATTTGAAGTTAAAATAATAGATAAGTTACCAGGAGAGCAAGCTGGAATAAAAAGCGTAACCATCCTCATTGAAGGAGAATTTGCCTACGGATTTTTAAAAGGGGAATCAGGAATACACAGACTTGTAAGAATATCACCATTTGATGCTTCAAGAAGAAGGCACACATCATTTGCAGCCGTGACAGTTTATCCTGAAATAGATGATAACATAGAAATAAAAATAAATCCAGATGATCTAATCATTGAAACTTTTAGGGCTTCTGGTCCCGGAGGGCAGCATGTGAATAAAACAGATTCGGCTGTGAGAATAAGACATATCCCGACAGGTATCGTAGTTGTGTGTCAAAACGAAAGATCTCAATACAAAAATAAACAGATAGCAATGAAAATATTACAATCAAGACTCTATGAGCTTGAAATGAAGAAAAAACAGGAAGAAAAAGAGAGTTTAGTTGAAAAGAAGGAAATAGGCTGGGGAAACCAAATAAGGAGCTATATACTTCACCCATATAAGCTTGTAAAGGATCACAGAACAGGCTACGAAACAACACAGGCAGAGAAAGTTCTTGATGGCGAAATAAACGAATTTATTGAGGAGTATCTCAAATCAATTGCTCAAGGAAAAAACAAGAATTAG
- a CDS encoding chorismate mutase / prephenate dehydratase produces the protein MLKELENLRQKIDKIDKKIVELLDDRASVAKKIYLLKRKNNIPVFDVLREDEKISWVQSCVKHFPKDSARKVFVEIFSGTRKLAKDMKVAYLGPEGSFSHLAAVNVFGSSVEFLPEDLSGIFEKVQRSDVDYGVIPIENSRDGLVGETLDLLLESKVKIIYEVSMKVSFCFFSNADSLKNVKRIYSHQKAIIQCSKWIRENLGKVDVVYTSSTSDGAKRAYEDIEGGAIASEEISKIMNFKIFYKDIQDSVDERTDFAIISADEDIFVSPKRKILNPRISFCFSVLDEPGALFKALYPIARRKINMKKIHSRPDKITKRYNFFVEIEEPRNEKIVYKTFEDIKKNSVFFRVFGKYPYKVI, from the coding sequence ATGTTGAAGGAGCTTGAGAACTTAAGACAGAAAATAGATAAAATAGACAAGAAGATAGTTGAACTTCTTGATGATAGAGCTTCGGTTGCTAAGAAAATATATTTGTTGAAACGCAAAAACAATATACCAGTTTTTGATGTCTTGAGAGAAGACGAAAAAATATCGTGGGTTCAAAGCTGTGTTAAACATTTTCCTAAAGATTCTGCAAGAAAGGTTTTTGTAGAGATATTTTCTGGAACAAGAAAATTAGCTAAGGATATGAAGGTTGCATATCTTGGGCCTGAAGGGAGTTTTTCACATCTAGCTGCAGTTAATGTTTTCGGCTCATCCGTGGAATTTTTACCAGAAGATCTTTCTGGTATATTCGAAAAAGTACAAAGATCTGATGTAGATTATGGGGTTATCCCAATAGAAAACTCAAGAGATGGACTTGTTGGAGAAACTTTAGACCTTTTACTTGAAAGTAAAGTAAAGATAATATATGAGGTTTCTATGAAAGTCTCCTTTTGTTTCTTTTCTAATGCCGATAGCTTAAAGAATGTTAAAAGGATATATTCTCACCAAAAGGCTATAATTCAGTGTTCAAAATGGATAAGAGAAAACTTAGGAAAGGTTGATGTGGTATATACAAGCTCAACTTCTGATGGAGCTAAGAGAGCCTATGAAGATATTGAAGGAGGAGCTATAGCATCGGAAGAAATATCAAAAATAATGAATTTCAAAATTTTCTATAAAGACATCCAAGATTCTGTGGATGAGAGGACTGATTTTGCTATTATATCAGCTGACGAGGATATTTTTGTTTCTCCGAAAAGGAAGATTTTGAATCCAAGAATCTCTTTTTGTTTTTCCGTTTTAGATGAGCCTGGAGCTTTGTTCAAGGCACTCTATCCAATAGCTAGGAGGAAAATAAATATGAAAAAAATACATTCAAGACCAGATAAAATAACAAAAAGATATAATTTTTTCGTGGAAATAGAAGAACCTAGGAATGAGAAAATTGTATATAAAACTTTTGAAGATATAAAGAAAAACTCGGTTTTTTTTAGAGTATTCGGTAAATATCCTTATAAGGTTATCTGA
- a CDS encoding dCTP deaminase, whose translation MCDRWIKKMAREYKMIEPFEESLVAKGKVSYGVSSYGYDFRVADEFKIFTNVASTIVDPKNFDERSFVTIRGDFCIIPPNSFALARSVEYFRIPRDVLGICVGKSTYARCGIIVNVTPLEPEWEGYLTVEISNTTPLPAKVYAFEGIAQLIFLKGNEVCEISYSQRKGKYMKQKGIVLPHVEGA comes from the coding sequence ATGTGTGATAGGTGGATAAAAAAGATGGCAAGAGAATATAAGATGATTGAACCATTTGAGGAGTCTTTGGTTGCCAAAGGTAAGGTTTCTTACGGTGTATCTTCATATGGATATGATTTTAGGGTTGCAGATGAATTCAAAATATTTACAAATGTTGCTTCCACAATAGTTGACCCAAAGAACTTTGACGAAAGATCATTTGTGACTATCAGGGGAGATTTCTGCATAATACCTCCAAATTCTTTTGCTCTAGCAAGATCTGTTGAGTATTTCAGAATACCTAGAGATGTTTTAGGTATATGCGTTGGGAAATCAACATATGCAAGGTGCGGAATTATAGTAAATGTCACTCCACTTGAACCGGAGTGGGAAGGGTATCTGACAGTTGAGATATCAAATACAACTCCTTTGCCAGCTAAAGTTTATGCCTTTGAGGGAATAGCCCAGCTTATATTCCTTAAGGGAAATGAAGTCTGTGAAATTTCATATTCTCAAAGGAAGGGAAAATATATGAAACAAAAGGGTATAGTCCTACCTCATGTTGAAGGAGCTTGA
- a CDS encoding NADH-quinone oxidoreductase subunit F, translating to MVEVNIESSIEKIRGSIDGFNPVFTNLFLKKDASLRAYLESGGYESLKKALNMKADEVIEEVKKSGIRGRGGAGFSTGMKWSFIPKEGRKFLVCNADEGEPATFKDRYILSFTPHLLLEGMMIAGHAIGTRELIIYIRGEYFKEAQVIRKAIEEAKPYVKEKFGIDYRIELMQGAGAYIVGEETGLLNSLEGKRGHPRPRPPYPAQKGYLDYPTCVNNVETLAAIPMIIKNGADWFKSIGKEKSTGNKLFCISGNVKYPGIYELPMGFPLKRLIEIAGGTSCGKGIKMVIPGGTSAPPLTPEEVEKATLDFESIASFGSFLGTASVVVVCECQCVAKVALNMVKFYAEESCGQCTTCREGTRFLEYLFEKIVKGKAEEKDIETIEDIASSIPGTAICAHVDAGSLPAKKIVKIFRKELLECIKNGCPKQEHN from the coding sequence ATGGTAGAAGTAAACATTGAAAGTTCGATAGAGAAAATAAGAGGTTCAATAGACGGGTTTAATCCGGTATTTACTAACCTATTTTTGAAAAAAGATGCATCTTTGAGAGCCTATCTTGAATCTGGAGGATATGAATCACTCAAAAAAGCTTTGAATATGAAAGCGGATGAAGTGATAGAAGAGGTGAAAAAGTCAGGCATAAGGGGAAGGGGTGGGGCTGGATTCTCAACAGGGATGAAATGGAGCTTTATACCGAAAGAAGGGAGAAAATTTCTAGTATGTAATGCTGATGAAGGTGAACCAGCCACATTTAAAGATAGATACATATTGTCTTTTACTCCGCATCTATTACTTGAGGGGATGATGATAGCAGGACACGCTATAGGTACAAGGGAATTGATTATCTACATAAGAGGAGAATATTTCAAAGAGGCTCAAGTGATTAGGAAAGCAATTGAAGAGGCAAAGCCTTATGTAAAAGAGAAGTTTGGTATAGATTACCGTATAGAGCTTATGCAAGGTGCTGGAGCATACATAGTTGGAGAAGAGACAGGGTTGCTCAATTCTCTTGAGGGAAAAAGGGGACATCCAAGACCAAGACCTCCATATCCTGCTCAGAAAGGATATTTAGACTATCCAACCTGTGTTAATAATGTTGAAACACTTGCAGCAATTCCGATGATAATAAAGAACGGAGCAGATTGGTTCAAAAGCATTGGAAAAGAAAAAAGCACAGGAAACAAACTATTTTGCATATCGGGAAATGTAAAATACCCAGGGATATACGAGCTACCTATGGGTTTCCCACTAAAGAGACTTATAGAAATTGCAGGTGGAACCTCTTGCGGGAAGGGTATAAAGATGGTTATACCTGGCGGAACGTCAGCACCTCCTCTTACCCCAGAAGAAGTTGAAAAAGCAACATTAGATTTTGAATCCATAGCATCGTTTGGATCATTTTTAGGAACAGCCTCTGTAGTTGTAGTATGTGAATGTCAATGTGTTGCGAAAGTTGCTCTGAACATGGTAAAATTTTACGCAGAAGAATCATGTGGCCAATGCACAACTTGTAGAGAGGGAACAAGGTTTCTTGAGTATCTTTTTGAGAAGATAGTTAAAGGTAAAGCGGAAGAGAAAGATATAGAGACGATAGAAGATATAGCATCTAGTATCCCTGGAACCGCCATATGTGCTCATGTTGATGCAGGATCTTTGCCAGCTAAGAAAATAGTAAAAATATTTAGAAAAGAACTTTTGGAGTGCATAAAAAATGGATGCCCAAAACAAGAACATAACTGA
- a CDS encoding ribonuclease G: MDAQNKNITDEKDLPKEVQEDIKKDLSSGQEIYVEELPYWTRICVSENRIVKDFIIEIPELKQEVSVGNIYKGIIQDVIPSLQAVFINVGAERNVYMFVPSKEKTSEYKVGQEIVIQVKKESIDGKGAKVTDNPTLPGKYIVLTFEKKNGVSKKIKSKYERNRLKKIVQKLHEDINGEFGVVARTEAENIPEELIIEDFNRIYKSMKEIKQKIETVPPPTLLWSDTDTIQKTVREFASSNIRKFISNSKETLNKIKETVQEYIPKMVDKIEFVYEEEPFIFSKYKLEDEFFNLLKDEIEIEGGIRLIFNETEAFTAIDVNTASFTGAENLDITAYQANLMAIRETIRQIELRRIGGIIIIDLIDIKSKQLKNKMINEIKRLAEKSKDKTKVFGLTRLGLLEISRKKSGYSLKKTLMSRCPTCNEGFVNSDILNLHTTMLKIAKHKGKTIKVSPENYKKIDDIVKKLKLNTVIQPKYGLGKWEIEI; the protein is encoded by the coding sequence ATGGATGCCCAAAACAAGAACATAACTGATGAAAAGGATTTACCAAAGGAAGTTCAAGAGGATATAAAAAAGGATCTATCAAGCGGGCAAGAAATATATGTAGAAGAACTACCATACTGGACAAGAATATGCGTAAGTGAAAACAGAATAGTTAAGGATTTTATAATAGAAATACCTGAGCTAAAGCAAGAAGTAAGTGTTGGGAACATATACAAGGGAATCATACAAGATGTAATACCATCGTTGCAGGCAGTTTTTATAAATGTTGGTGCAGAAAGAAATGTTTATATGTTTGTTCCTTCAAAAGAGAAAACAAGTGAATACAAAGTTGGACAAGAGATAGTAATACAAGTGAAAAAAGAAAGCATAGATGGTAAAGGAGCAAAAGTAACAGACAATCCAACCTTACCTGGAAAATACATAGTTCTCACCTTTGAAAAGAAAAACGGAGTTTCAAAGAAGATAAAATCTAAGTATGAAAGGAATCGCCTCAAAAAGATAGTTCAAAAACTTCATGAAGATATAAATGGCGAATTCGGGGTTGTTGCAAGGACAGAAGCAGAAAACATCCCGGAAGAATTAATCATAGAAGATTTTAACCGTATTTACAAATCGATGAAGGAAATAAAACAAAAGATAGAAACTGTTCCCCCTCCAACGCTCCTTTGGTCAGATACAGATACAATCCAGAAAACTGTCAGAGAATTTGCTTCATCTAACATTAGAAAGTTTATAAGCAACTCAAAGGAAACACTCAACAAAATTAAAGAGACTGTTCAGGAATACATACCTAAAATGGTAGATAAAATTGAATTTGTTTATGAAGAAGAACCCTTTATATTTTCCAAATACAAACTTGAGGATGAGTTTTTTAATCTTCTCAAAGATGAAATAGAAATAGAAGGTGGGATAAGGCTTATTTTTAATGAAACGGAGGCTTTTACGGCTATAGATGTTAATACAGCTTCTTTTACCGGGGCAGAAAATTTAGATATAACGGCTTACCAAGCTAATCTCATGGCTATAAGAGAAACGATAAGGCAAATTGAGCTCAGAAGGATTGGTGGGATAATAATAATAGACCTGATAGATATAAAAAGCAAACAACTCAAGAACAAAATGATAAACGAAATAAAAAGATTAGCGGAGAAATCAAAGGATAAAACAAAAGTATTTGGGCTGACAAGACTTGGACTTCTTGAAATATCAAGAAAAAAATCCGGCTACAGCTTAAAGAAAACTCTCATGTCAAGATGTCCAACATGCAACGAAGGTTTTGTGAATTCAGATATATTGAACCTTCATACAACTATGCTCAAAATAGCAAAACACAAAGGAAAAACAATAAAAGTCTCTCCCGAAAACTATAAGAAAATTGATGATATAGTCAAAAAACTCAAGCTAAATACTGTAATTCAGCCAAAGTATGGACTTGGTAAATGGGAAATAGAAATATAA
- a CDS encoding Thioesterase superfamily gives MEQKTHTKANPKYCGRIIKLEEGESEIEIELTDEMAVDERGLVHGGFTFSAADYAAMVAVNHPLVVLAGAEVKFLKPTKVGDIIISKAKVISQEGRKIKVQVASFRKDEKVFEGIFTCIIPQKHVLD, from the coding sequence ATGGAACAAAAAACACATACGAAAGCTAATCCAAAATACTGCGGAAGAATCATAAAATTGGAAGAAGGTGAATCTGAAATTGAGATCGAGCTTACCGATGAAATGGCTGTTGATGAAAGAGGATTGGTTCACGGTGGATTTACTTTTTCGGCAGCAGATTATGCAGCAATGGTTGCTGTTAATCACCCATTAGTTGTCCTTGCAGGTGCAGAAGTGAAATTCCTCAAGCCAACAAAAGTTGGAGATATAATAATATCAAAAGCAAAGGTTATATCACAAGAGGGCAGAAAAATAAAAGTACAGGTTGCATCTTTTAGAAAAGATGAAAAAGTTTTTGAAGGAATTTTCACATGTATAATACCACAAAAGCATGTACTTGATTGA
- a CDS encoding Uncharacterized membrane protein → MENAISYFLIFKLKPMKSNVFKFSLIFLVFFLGVFSHVARGHEEQENNEGIQVYKIFDPSRIFEHMHNKVVHFPIACGMVSALFEIISFRFSYFSTPANILLGISSLSAIGAFLSGKSIEEEYEREVKDNSILHSALELHETFGFVTMIVYSLALVLKFIPKMQRVASVIVILMVPIIGITGYLGGLLAH, encoded by the coding sequence ATGGAAAATGCTATATCTTATTTCCTTATTTTTAAACTTAAACCTATGAAATCGAATGTGTTTAAATTTTCCCTAATATTTTTGGTCTTTTTTTTGGGTGTTTTCAGTCATGTTGCGCGGGGACATGAAGAACAAGAGAATAACGAAGGAATTCAAGTCTATAAAATTTTTGATCCATCAAGGATTTTTGAACATATGCATAATAAAGTTGTTCATTTCCCGATCGCTTGTGGTATGGTTTCAGCTTTGTTTGAAATAATATCTTTCAGATTTTCGTATTTTTCTACTCCAGCGAACATTTTGTTAGGAATTTCTTCTTTGAGTGCAATAGGGGCTTTCTTGTCTGGAAAATCAATCGAGGAAGAATATGAAAGGGAAGTAAAAGATAATTCTATCCTTCACAGTGCTCTGGAGCTACATGAAACTTTTGGTTTCGTTACAATGATAGTTTATTCTCTTGCCTTAGTTCTTAAATTCATACCAAAGATGCAAAGAGTTGCTTCCGTTATTGTGATACTTATGGTGCCTATAATAGGTATTACTGGTTATCTTGGGGGACTTTTAGCACATTAA
- a CDS encoding Methyl-accepting chemotaxis protein, protein MNKYRLRLKLSTRFVLFFFPFLIGDIIIPIVFLYLIDQIPNPTPALTLLKYLIIGIFGFYFFVIIGLMVGAIYYAERPVVKFLNKLKDIIQRNSEELLNEEDFTQDFIFLKFEDEFTDLAKTINDLIRFLLEKKKSVENLSVEIINAGVKASSYALQIKSGSDLVSKEVERSSMNFDGLKQSIVEITNRIEHIAHSIDNLREFSKSGKDKISGSLSSMTKVIETISQVAEIADKISSVMKKVNESVSFIEDVTDQVDLLALNAAIEAARAGEHGRGFAVVADEVRKLADRTRKSAVEIKQNIEEAGKVVDSAVQLIISLKGEAEGIIRVSDLIVSEFENMVSGISKIHENTTAVASAAEEQEAIIKEVVKSAESVSRSVEDYKKVAEDLFEFSKDLSKLTEKLKVIFSR, encoded by the coding sequence ATGAATAAATATAGGTTAAGGCTTAAACTTTCTACAAGGTTTGTATTGTTTTTCTTCCCTTTTCTTATAGGAGATATAATTATCCCGATCGTTTTTCTCTACCTTATAGATCAGATTCCAAATCCTACACCTGCTTTGACTTTGCTGAAATACTTGATAATAGGTATTTTTGGTTTTTATTTTTTTGTTATAATTGGTCTTATGGTGGGAGCAATATATTACGCGGAAAGACCAGTAGTTAAATTCTTGAATAAGTTAAAAGATATTATTCAAAGGAACTCAGAGGAGCTTTTGAATGAAGAAGATTTCACACAGGATTTTATATTTTTGAAGTTTGAAGATGAATTTACTGATTTAGCCAAGACCATAAATGATCTTATAAGGTTTCTACTTGAGAAGAAAAAGTCTGTTGAGAATCTTTCAGTGGAAATAATAAATGCTGGTGTAAAAGCTTCATCTTACGCTCTGCAGATTAAATCAGGTTCTGATTTGGTTTCAAAGGAAGTAGAAAGGTCGTCGATGAATTTTGATGGTTTGAAACAGTCTATTGTAGAGATAACGAATAGAATAGAGCATATAGCTCATTCCATAGATAATCTCAGGGAATTTTCTAAAAGTGGTAAAGACAAGATATCTGGATCGCTTTCATCTATGACAAAAGTTATAGAAACGATCAGTCAGGTTGCGGAAATAGCAGATAAAATATCTTCTGTTATGAAAAAGGTAAATGAATCTGTTTCTTTCATCGAGGATGTGACAGATCAGGTGGATTTGCTAGCCTTAAATGCAGCTATAGAAGCGGCCCGAGCGGGGGAACATGGGAGAGGTTTTGCCGTGGTTGCAGATGAAGTCAGAAAACTTGCAGATAGAACTAGGAAGTCGGCTGTTGAGATAAAGCAGAATATAGAGGAAGCAGGAAAGGTAGTAGATAGCGCGGTTCAACTCATTATTTCTTTAAAAGGTGAAGCTGAAGGAATAATCAGAGTCTCTGATCTTATTGTAAGCGAGTTTGAAAATATGGTATCAGGTATATCAAAAATACATGAGAATACCACTGCTGTAGCATCTGCTGCTGAGGAGCAGGAAGCAATAATCAAAGAGGTCGTTAAATCTGCAGAAAGTGTTTCAAGGTCTGTTGAGGATTATAAAAAAGTCGCAGAAGATTTGTTTGAGTTCTCAAAAGATCTTTCAAAATTAACTGAAAAGCTTAAAGTTATATTCAGCCGTTAG
- a CDS encoding CTP synthase, which yields MAENFVFVTGGVMSSLGKGIVTAVSSALLEDMGFSVNVIKLDPYINVDAGTMNPFQHGEVYVTEDGAETDLDLGHYERFLDITMTKANNITTGKIYYAVIQKERRGEYLGSTVQVIPHITDEIKSRIKACGEGKDIVVAEIGGTVGDIESLPFLEAIRQMKKEGRTCYIHTTYVPFLGSTSGEFKTKPTQHSVMKLREIGIQPDIIICRTEGKLPQDIKKKISLYCDVDEEAVISDPDIEDIYELPIIFKKQGLHKIISRKLFGTEPIEMFNMKPREPKLEKWERIINTINNSKDKVKVAIVGKYTSQTDSYLSLKEAIKHGGIANKTQTEISLISSEDLEEEKISVDTLVDYDAIVIAGGFGQRGIEGKIKAIRFCRENKIPVLGICLGMQLMVVEFSRNVCNLKDAHSTEFNKSTPYPVVDLLEDQKRVRELGGTMRLGSWSIKIKKDTLAWEIYGKEEIYERHRHRYEVSPKFIPLLVSKGIVFSGMSYLGEILVPEILEIPEHPFFVGVQFHPEFKSKPFSPHPLFSYLISKSVERKKVWKLK from the coding sequence ATGGCAGAGAATTTCGTATTTGTTACTGGTGGAGTTATGTCATCCTTGGGGAAGGGGATAGTCACAGCAGTTTCATCGGCATTGCTTGAGGATATGGGATTTTCTGTCAATGTTATAAAGCTTGATCCGTACATAAATGTTGATGCGGGAACGATGAACCCTTTTCAGCACGGCGAAGTTTATGTAACGGAGGATGGGGCAGAAACAGACCTTGATCTTGGGCACTATGAGAGATTTCTTGACATAACAATGACAAAGGCCAACAATATCACAACAGGAAAGATATACTATGCAGTAATCCAAAAAGAAAGAAGAGGTGAATATCTTGGAAGTACAGTTCAGGTTATACCTCACATAACAGATGAGATAAAAAGTAGAATAAAGGCATGCGGAGAAGGTAAAGATATAGTTGTCGCTGAGATAGGAGGGACAGTTGGAGATATAGAAAGCTTACCATTTTTAGAAGCAATCAGGCAGATGAAAAAAGAAGGTAGAACATGCTATATACACACAACATATGTTCCATTTTTAGGTTCAACATCTGGAGAATTTAAGACAAAACCAACTCAACATTCTGTAATGAAGTTAAGAGAGATAGGTATACAGCCAGACATAATAATTTGCAGGACCGAAGGCAAGCTTCCTCAGGATATAAAGAAGAAGATATCTCTTTACTGTGATGTTGATGAAGAAGCTGTAATATCTGATCCGGACATAGAAGACATATATGAACTGCCGATCATATTCAAGAAACAGGGATTACACAAGATAATATCGAGAAAGCTATTTGGAACTGAGCCGATAGAGATGTTCAACATGAAACCGAGAGAACCGAAACTTGAAAAATGGGAGAGAATAATAAACACAATAAACAATTCAAAGGATAAGGTAAAGGTAGCGATAGTAGGTAAGTACACATCCCAAACAGATTCATATCTTTCCTTAAAGGAAGCAATAAAGCATGGTGGTATAGCAAATAAAACGCAGACAGAAATATCTCTTATATCTTCAGAAGATCTTGAAGAGGAGAAAATTTCCGTTGACACATTGGTTGATTATGATGCTATTGTAATAGCAGGTGGTTTTGGACAAAGAGGTATAGAAGGTAAAATCAAAGCCATAAGATTCTGTAGAGAGAATAAGATACCAGTACTAGGTATATGCCTTGGAATGCAACTTATGGTAGTAGAATTTAGCAGAAATGTATGTAATCTCAAAGATGCTCATTCAACAGAATTTAACAAATCAACACCCTACCCTGTTGTAGACCTTCTTGAAGACCAAAAGAGAGTAAGAGAACTTGGCGGAACAATGCGACTTGGATCATGGAGTATAAAAATAAAAAAAGATACTCTAGCTTGGGAAATATATGGAAAAGAAGAGATATACGAAAGACACAGACACAGATATGAAGTATCTCCCAAATTTATACCGCTGCTAGTATCAAAAGGAATAGTTTTCTCTGGAATGTCATATCTTGGAGAAATTTTAGTTCCGGAGATATTGGAGATACCAGAACACCCATTTTTTGTTGGTGTTCAATTTCATCCAGAATTTAAATCAAAACCTTTTTCTCCTCATCCACTATTTTCATATCTAATATCAAAATCTGTTGAAAGGAAAAAAGTTTGGAAACTCAAATAA